The nucleotide window CATTCATAGAGAATAAATGATACAAGAAATCTTCTCGACCAATAACAACTCGGCACAGGGCCATATATGTGATAGCCTGGTTGGCATAAATAAGATAAGAACTATCCCATTGTCTATCAATATGGACATCAGTCCAAAAGGAGTGATCAAGAGTTATTCttactaaataatattttataagataTTCTCCCTCTTTTACCTAATATGAAaagttattatttatattattaccaATGTTATATATTATTTCCTAAATTTATTCTATTCATATCGAGACTAATTTAAGTATTAGAGAGATCGAATTGGGATCTACCTTAGCCGTCGAAAGAGTTCTTAAGATACATCAATGGCTTAGTCATCCCTCTCATACACACGGACTAGAACCATGTTGAGCTAACTCAGGTGTCATTGACTTTTCCCTTCAATCGACTTGAGAATTTAATTTGCACAAGTAAAAATATTTATCCTTTTGATATTGTGTTTATATGATAAAATTACATACGTATTCTTAGAATCAATTTAACTCTACATTTGAGTTAAGcatgaattttattattttttgtttatttatttattgatataACAAAATTACATTCATATCCCTCCAAAATCAATTATTCTTTATATTTATCactctaaatttaaatttaacatttATTAGCTTATTTTTGGTGTATTTAGTAATTGATATAACAAATTGCATACATATCCCTCCCAAATCAATGATTGTTTTATATTTATCCCTCTAATTATGAGTTTAACATTTATTTTCATATCTATTTATATGACAAATTTGCACACAAATCCGTTCAAAATCAGTGTTTTATATCTCTATAATTGAATTTGACATTTGTAcccatataaaaatatttaaatacatttggataaaataattaatcaaaATAGTACAGTATTCTAACTATTTAAAGTTTCCACTGGAAGCATATCTCTCTCGATAAGACTTTGAGATTTTTTAAGAATttataaagataaattttaattcactaataattaagatttataaatcttaatcctaattcatCAATGGTTCCTTAATCTAAATCCTAAGCCATCAaaaaaatgaaatcaaattaaaaCTACTGAACCTTTTTCCAATGGCTGGAGTTCTTGAGGCGACCGATAACAGTATCAATATCTTTATTGCTTTTGGTGACCATGTTCTTCTTAACAAGTGGCAAAAAGATTCCGAGTTTTACTTGCATTATCACTTCGGGGAATGATGTTGATTCATCTGAACATCTCTTCGAAAGATTCCTGCCGACATGTATTGTCACTGGGCACTGATGATAGAGCAACCTCAGAATTATTGATAGTACTACTACTTCTCATTGTGTTGACCACTCTATGGAGTCATTATATCTCCTGTTTTGCTATTCACAGACAAAGTCAGCTATCAGAAACAAATAAGAATGAAACATTTGCTAGTGGCATATTGTGTGTGAATAAGGTTGTTTAAGCAAGAGATAATAAGAACTCATGACATAGTACTGAAGGAAAGGGTGCACGGCTTCTTTCTAATTCACTGGTTTTTCTCCTTCTCACCTTGTGAAATGAACAAATATCTATAGCATTTTCCTCAAATAAACAATAATTAGATCGATCTTGCTGGCACCAGAGAACAAAGCCCAATAAAGGATGCAAATGAATCACCAAGAACGATAGTTCATTGCATTGAAATAAGTAGCTGCATtcagaagaacaaagcaacacacGTAGATAAGTAAATGATGGTTCCCTCAGCAAAGGAAACCCTTATTACCGAAGAGAAAATGGGAACTTAAAGAAGAAGACTACTAATACTGGACTACCAGCAAATTTATTTGAGACGGGCATGACACGCTGAACAAGCACATATGGGCAATGAGCAGGAAGCACCTTGAGCGGCAGCATGGGCTTCGATTTAGCCCTTCATCTGCCTTTGGACACATGAACCTCCTGCATGGAACCTTGGCCTGTCTTCATCATCTGCTCACACATAAGTGAGAAACAGTGTGGTTACTTCTCTACGTCACTTCATAAACATGAAGGGTAAGCCATGCATTCATAATATAGTACCTAGTTAGATGCATCATCCTGCTTGGCACCTTAGGCCATCTTTGACCTCTGCTCAGGAATAAGTAAAGGGTTGTGGTTACGTTTTCATCATGGCTTCATCAAAGACAAAAGGTCCAGATGCAGAACAcatgaagaggagaagaagcatATTTATTTGATAGTACCTTGATGTCCATCTTCTCGGGAGTCGGCATGTGCACCGCTTCGTTGGTACTTAGGGACTGGGTGTTCCATCCCTGATCTTCATCACGTTGCCTAGTGCGTGATTCCTTTGATGAGGCTTCTACTGGTGGTCTGTTGATTTTTCGGGCATCTGAAGCACGTCGAATTATAGGGAACGAAATGTTCTGCAGCTCTGGAGGATTGTAGGTCCCACAGTTCACAAGAACAAGTTGTTTGAGGGAGTTGAGTCGAAAGAACCAATCTTTTTCATCAATAAGGGATCTCAGGACAGAGATGCCATGGATTTCCAGTGTGCAAAGCAGAACAGGGTTCCTTTCTTCAAGGCAATCCCGGATGAGATGGATGTTATCAGTGTAAATCTTGAACATTGATGTTGGGGATATGTCCTCGGGAAAAATGATTGGACTAGGTGGATACACTAGAATGGTAAGTTCCCTGAGGAACGATGGCAGAGGCAGAGGCCCCCTTAAGTAGTTGCAATTCCAAATGAAGAGCTTATGAAGACAAGGAAACAGTTCAAAGCCATTCTCTAGTCCATCCCATGCATTCCAATTTTTCAGATCATCAAACAAGAGCTCCTCTAATGCAGGGaatgatacattattctcttttttctccttttggGGATTCACACAAATTTTATCTTTGTCGATGCCAAAGAATGTTGTATCAATCTTGTCAATTGAGCTTAGAGATCTTATGTGCAGGATCTTGAGAAGCGGAAGCTCACCAAAAGGTGGAAGAGCCTTCCAGGAACTGCAATTGCATAACTTTAAGTGCTCTAAGTTGGACAACACTTTATTCTTCATCCATGTTGGAGATTTGCATCCTTTATAGCCTGAAATAGTCAGTTTTCTGAGATTTGAATGCGGTTTGAGTCCTTCAATAACTTTTTCGGCATCTTCCCATTTGCTGTGTTGGATTATCTCTTTCCCATTATAATCCCAATGTAGTTTCAACTTGCTAAGGTGCTCTTTGGTGTGCAGCATGGCCTGTTCTGCTTTTTTCATACTCTCAACATACTGGAGATTGTTGATGCAGAGTTTTCCTTGAAGCTGGTTCATGGCACTTAACTGTCCTACTTCAAATCCTTCCTTAAGCTGCACATGGTACTTCTTTAATTCCTGAAGAGAAGTTAGCTTGCCAACTCCAGCTATGGTAGAAATTGCTTCTAGACTAGGAATTAGGCGGCGAAGTCTTATTAACCTGTTCATCTTTTCTGGCAGCAACAAATTCTTAGAGCACATCTTCAGATTCACCCACTGTAGATGGTAAAGATTGAAAAATGATTCTGGCCATTCAGTAATTACATCACCTGGGATTTCCAAGTAGCGTAGATGTTTTAAACCACCAATAGCCTTAGGTAAGCCACTTCCAAGCACAGAAAGTATCAAAAGCCGCAGGCATTTAAAACTATCCAAAACCTCTTTAAGACTATCCACAAAGTCAGACTTGGGGATGCCATGGGAGAGATCACCAGCAACAACAAGGCTGCGCACATTGTCCTTCTTGCACAAAATCTTAGAAAACATAACCAGATTATCAGCAGTAACATAAATATGGCGAGCCTTATCTGGGATTCTAATCGGCTGATTTCCttcatattcatcatcaagtctaaAATATTCACCATCAGAAATACAATCGGCAAGCTCATGCAAGACAGCATGGATCAC belongs to Musa acuminata AAA Group cultivar baxijiao chromosome BXJ1-11, Cavendish_Baxijiao_AAA, whole genome shotgun sequence and includes:
- the LOC103971801 gene encoding disease resistance protein RGA2-like: MAPLLIAGWFIGTFIAKVADLGILYVKNQYEYRDVKGKLKKLEKNLRKIQAALFEVDKRRITNPGLEEWLWDLKDSVYAAEDVIDGFEYNLLEDIAKGKNQLIFEEQSKDRAKIKNKFIHTLKLLAFCDKDLNQLDDAIKQFSELVDELGKLLKVVELNVATNKKDDVEIPNWRRTTSPIKPRPLRGRDEEVTKLKMLLKTGNNLNPDSNSFSLVSIVGPGGIGKTELARLVYNDESLKYDIKAWVCVCNNFDVRRLSIEIIESAAIHRHIGLHSINNLDEILKLTDLHSISNLDEIQKILSECLKDKRVLVVLDDVWEESVANWENLCSAFRSGHKGCRIIVTTQLESVAKMMGTRDIVNLDGLDDKVNWELLKECSLNDQNHAEHRRLERIGWEISQKLGGSPLAAVTVGRALKYDLKEEHWRRILHKKIYEIEEKEGDIVSVLRLSYEQLPAYLKQCYISCSLFPKNHSFERDDLLQMWMALGFVQANDKHDRMEDIGQDLINELSSRSFFMNAKRKEDKFVIHAVLHELADCISDGEYFRLDDEYEGNQPIRIPDKARHIYVTADNLVMFSKILCKKDNVRSLVVAGDLSHGIPKSDFVDSLKEVLDSFKCLRLLILSVLGSGLPKAIGGLKHLRYLEIPGDVITEWPESFFNLYHLQWVNLKMCSKNLLLPEKMNRLIRLRRLIPSLEAISTIAGVGKLTSLQELKKYHVQLKEGFEVGQLSAMNQLQGKLCINNLQYVESMKKAEQAMLHTKEHLSKLKLHWDYNGKEIIQHSKWEDAEKVIEGLKPHSNLRKLTISGYKGCKSPTWMKNKVLSNLEHLKLCNCSSWKALPPFGELPLLKILHIRSLSSIDKIDTTFFGIDKDKICVNPQKEKKENNVSFPALEELLFDDLKNWNAWDGLENGFELFPCLHKLFIWNCNYLRGPLPLPSFLRELTILVYPPSPIIFPEDISPTSMFKIYTDNIHLIRDCLEERNPVLLCTLEIHGISVLRSLIDEKDWFFRLNSLKQLVLVNCGTYNPPELQNISFPIIRRASDARKINRPPVEASSKESRTRQRDEDQGWNTQSLSTNEAVHMPTPEKMDIKRSKMA